GCTGATCTCCTGCTGGTTGGCCGTGGACAAAAGAAAGCTGCTCATCTGCCCCTTCAGTGGCTCCTCTACCTCCACGTCAATGTCATAGCATGCTGTCTTCTTCTGGTCTGATGGGTCCACGCTGCCAGAGAAGTCCAGCCTTTGATGCCCATGGTATACCCCACAGAAGCCCAGGGCTGGGGTTTGGGGAGGGGCcacaaggagggaggggaaacagggagggcaGAAATGAGCTAATCTCCCAGTCTGTGGAGAAGGGCCACCTCACCTGATGACATGGTTGATGACAATTGGGTCAGGGGGCAGCAGCAGGGCTGTGAGGCGTTGGGGAATCTCGGAAAACTTCAGGCGGGGACAGTCAAAAATCTGAACAGGATGGTTGAGAGGGAGAGCACTATTGCGTGTGAAGACAGTAGTAACTAATAACTATCCTTCCATCCTGGAAAGACCACCAGAAGCTGAGAACAAGCAGAACAGGGTGCTGGTGGCAAGGAGCCAGGCTGGAGGCATGGCTAGTGGGGAGGCCGGTGGGCGGCCCCGAGTCTGCCTGCTTTGGTGTTAGTCCCCTTCTACCACATTCCATGAGCAAGTTACTTAACCTTGGGGCTTAGTGCCTTCATCTCTAGAGCGGTGTGGTGTTATCAACCCCATCACACGGGCTGTCATGAGGATGAAGTGAATCGTGTGCAAAAATAAGTGTGGGAAGTGGTATGtggtaggtgctcaataaataccaACAACTGTTTCTACTCAGAGTTCTctgctgtctttattttaaaatacactagTAGAAGCTCTCTGCTGTGGTAGATTTTTGTCAGATCGTGTTTTGTAACAGTCTGGGCTTTCCTAACTGTCAGACACATGTGATGGCTTAGCTTTTACCACCCCTCATTTCAAAGACAGactgagaggcagaaagatgagcaAAGTAAGTTACCCCAAGTCTACACCCAGAGCCGACACCTCAGGGATTCCAGCTCCAAATTACCGAGAAGGTTACGGCACAGCATGCTgcgcttcccctcccccactccaggAGGGTCCCAGATTTATTCCCCCTTGGAGAGTGGCTGAATAGACTATGGAAAATTCTGGACTAGACCCTGCTCTTGGCCCCAAGGCCGCGGCTCTGTTCACTCCTGGTATGCAGGAGCTCAGCGAGAGAGAAGCCAGCTACCCTCCAGAGGGGCTTCTGCTAAGACACTGCAGGATCCTGCTCCCCGGATCCTGTGGCTCAGGACATCCATCCGTTACCTGCTGGAAATACTTGTCTCCGTTGATGTATTCCTTGTCATGGGAGTCCTGCAGCCTGTTGGTCTTCACATACTGCCACAGCGCCTGGACAATGGCTGAGCGGCTCTGTGTGTGCAACCCCAGCAGGCGGGCTAAGCGGGGGTCCAGTTTGAACTGGGGAGGCTGGGAAAAGATTACGAGGAACTTCGGTCAAAGGGGGGGGCAGACGTGGGACTCAGAATAGAGCTATGGCTCTTTGCAGTTTGTGCCTAGAGAGGATGGCTTAGAAGGAGAATGGGGTGGTCAGGTGGGACGTGGGCAGGCAAGGGGTAAACCGACCTGGTAGTCCAGCATAAGGAGCAGGGTACAGCGCACGCTCAAGTCCCCGGGCCTCTTCACTTGGAACCCATCTGTCTCCTGGGTTGTGGGTGTCCGGTGCCACTGTGCAGGGCGAAGAGCTAGGTCacccacagagacccatctgtATTGGTGGGGCTTAGGGCCAGTTTCTCCAAGGCTTTGGGCCAGTGGGAAGGAGGTAACTCAAGGGCAGAGGCAATCTGTCTTACCTCAACCAGGTGGTTGTCCGGGCCGTAAAGGTCTTTGTCCAACTCAATGACCAAACtcttgaagaaggaagaaaacttcCTCTTCTGCTTACTGGGCTGTGGGAAAGTGACAGGGACTGTGGGGGCAGAATAGGGACCATGGACACAGAATGGGCCAAGTTGGCAGCAGGCAAGTGGTGTGctcagaggcagtcctctgtACTCAGACTGTCCCCAGGCCCACCCTCCCCAGCCAGGGCTGATGCCCCAACCCCCAGTGCCTACATGACATCTACTCCTGTCCTTGATTCAGCCCATACCCACCCCCAGGACACCTGGAGAGACCTGGGGCAGGACCTACATCATCCAAGAGTTTCCCCTCCACCCGCAGCTCCCAGGAGGCAATGCTGCCGTCGGAATCTTCGGCATCGGGCTTCGCTGGGTTAAAAGTATTGGAGATATAAAGGCGCAGCTTCCGCTTTTGCTGTAGAGATAAAGCATAGTACAGGACGAGAGCTGTGTGCACCCTCTCAGGGGCACCCCGCTTCCCACTCCTGGACAAGGGCACTTAGAGCCCTATTCCTACCCCCACACTAAGGCACCTTCATGGGTCTCTTCAGAGCCTCCTGGATGTCCACCCGCTTCCGCATGATGGTTTGATCCAGTttcctctcaaatgctaggagGTCCATGTAAGCCTGGGACTCAGGGACCAGCTCCCGAATCTGGGGGGACAAAGTGGAAGCAGGGCTCAGTCAATTTTGCAATGCAGAATGCGCTGCCTGTTCTGTGGTCACAGGACACAAAGAACACGTAGGGGAGCTGTCCAATTGATTTCAGGGTGTGGAATTCTGAGAGTGAAGACAGGACGTGTCCCCAGGACTCTATTATATAGCTTCATTGTGTGCGGGTAAAAATTGTTTCTCCCCTCCAGGAAAATCCATGCATCTCATCAACAGGGAAGGAGGCAGCAACCAACAGCCCCAGCAGGTGCAAGTGCCCAGCCTCATCCTGTCACCTCCCTAATCACACAGCTACTGTGGGTCCCTGCAAAGTGCCAAGGGACTATGGCTACCCAAAATAGTGTTTGGTTCCCTCACAAGCCCCACACTTGCTGTCCCTTCCCTGTGGCTGGGATCTCCTGCTACTTTCTGTTCCCTGCACCTAGCAGTCTCGTGTTCCTTCTTTGTCCCAGGTCTTTATGCCTTTGGACCACTGGCATCCAACCCCCTTAACCTCAGGCCCCATgttctgcccctcctccctccatggctctccagctccttccctcactccagCCCCGCCCTCTCACACAGGGAGCCTCACTTCTTAAtgagcttttaaaacaaaaagtgaaagtgGCTGTGACGCGCTGAGCCCAAAGCAATGCTCctaagggaggaggggaaggcggAGCAGCAGAGGATGGGGGCTGGCTGGGGGTTGCTGTGAAAGGCACTCACCCTTTGAGGGAGGATTTTGtcagccatcttcctcctcttggcactgtacatttttaaaagaaaaaaccaggTTACCATGGCGACAGATCTGGGAGTAACGAGGCCACCTGCTAAATTATCCCGACATCTCCACCCGCCTGGCTGGGGTTCCCACAGcctgcttgtctgcctgtctgaGGGCTATAGTGGTGACATGGAGCTGGTGTGTCCCTCGGAAAGCAGAATGACTGATCCTTTCTCTGCTCTGGTACCACTACCTTGGACCTCACCTTGTTCTCAGAGCCAGAGACATCCAGACTTAGGAGGAACTAGTGAAGGGAAGATGCTGCCAAAAGATTGGGGATGCAGAAGTGTTTGCAAAAAATCTTGGAGGTGGGGAAGACAGagtagagagaagaaagattCTTGAGGACCCTCGTTCTCCTGCTAAGCAGGAGGTACATGCTCAAGAGAACCTGAGCTCCAAAaataggagagatggctcttccaccTGGTTCCTGGAGCTGTCATGGTGTGAAACTGGTGGGACTTGGCACTCCTGCTACTCTGGGCTTTGAAAGGACTGTTTCAGGGCTGGAGATGCTTGTGGTCTTGGACCATCTGCCAGCCAAGGGACACACCACAGTCACAGGGATCCTGGAAGGGTGCAGGAGTGTTGTATGCGAGTGTCACTCAGCACTGTAACTAAAGTGGCTGGACCACGGTAGACAGTACCTGGAATTGGGATGCTTCCCAGTTTCAAACGTAACCCAGAAAACCCTTGGCTCGCCAAGAGACTACACACAGCCTAGAGGATAGCTCTACACTGCCTCCATGTGGCATTATCACTCACTGCCCCCTCCCTATCCAGAAATCCATTCTATGGCCAGGCAAGcaactcattaaagaaaaaaaccaacccatTCTTAATCTGGGTGAGCCTTTCATGAAAGGATtgatttatttcaaataaattatcCACACAAAACTCttaacgtacacacacacacacacacaatcaaggcATTAATTGCTGTGCAAGATAATGATTCACTTTGTAAAAGAATTTATGGGACGCCTATGATTTTCCTTGACGTGTAAAAGCTATGTAATAATGAAGTAAAATTGATACTGCACCTTGTAAAAGAGCCCATCTGTTGTGCAAAAGGATGCGTGTGTGTTTGGCTAAATACTGATGCCCATTGGGGCATTATTCTTGCCAAGAACCAGCAGGGGCCACGGAGGTGCCACTAACTTCTCAGACAAGGAAATAAGCTGGTCGGATGGCTTGGGAGCAGAACTGGTCCCTCAGAGGGGTTATAACGCCTCTTCACGCCCACTCCAAGGATAGGGACTGCGGAGATCTAGAGGGGCTCAGGACTGGGAGGGAGGTATCAGAGGACCACACTTCAGAGAAGACAGAGCTACAAGCTCAACCCTGGGTCTATagccagccctgcctctccccaAAGACTGAAGCATCTCCCAGAACTTGGGGTAAAGGATGGGAAAAAGGATTCAGCAGGTGACAGGCAGAAGAGCGATGGGTGCGTGTAGAAAAGGGATGCTGGCAGCTGACTATCGCAGCCTGTCTCCACTGTGGGCACACAAAAGAACCAGATCAGTGCCCCCTAAGCCCTCCCCAGAGAGTATCCAAGCTAGAATGACTTGGTCGCTGCTAACatccttcctcagcttcccatCCCCACCACTTGCCCACCTGGTCCCGGAGGCTTCTTCTGCCTGCCCAGCCCTGCACGCCCTTCCAcgcgggggttggggggatggtTGGGGGGCACTCACCTGCGACTCCGCGCGGGGGCGGTGGGCACAGGCTGGCCCTGgccctgtgcctggctctgccCGGGCGGGGGCGCTGCTCGCTTACGGGCGGGCTCCATGCCCGCGGGGGCCAGGCCGGGTCGCACGGCGGGGCTGCCCATGTACGGGGAGCCCGGGGGGCCCATGGGCGCCCCCTGGTGGGGCATTCGGGCTCCAGACGGCATCCCGGGGcgctggggggggaggggggcgagaGGTGAAGCAGAAACCGCCGCCCGTAGGTCAGATTCAGTCCCGACCCCCAGGCCAGCGTGCCTGCGTCCCCGCCCCTCTCAAGACCGGGGGGCTGGTAACCCTGCGCTGAGCGATGAGTGGGAGTGATTGGTGGGAGGGGCGGGGGCGCGGGAATCTGCGTGCCTCTGGAGGAGGGGGTTCGGCGTCTCCTTGCAGGAAGCTAACTGAAGCCAGGCAATTGCCCAGGGCATAGCCGATCCTCGGAGCGGTGCGAGGTACCGCAAAAATGAATATTAATGGCGCCTTTCAACCGTTCAAAGGATGTTCACATCCGCACGGTCCTCTGCAAGCCAGTCAGGGCAGCTCTTTTCATCCCCACTTGACAGATGTGGCAACTGGGGCTCAAAGAAAAAAAGCGACCTCGCCAAGGTCACCCTGCTCATCCCGGCAAAGACAGCACCTGGGGGCCCTGCTCCCTGATGCTTCGCTGAGGTGACTGGCTGATCTGCCCTCATTTCCCAATCCCTGGTTTCCACACCCCAGTTCTGGGGCTGATGGGTTTTGTGTTTGAGGCCTCATCTCCCTTTCAGGTCCCTCCCCCCATCTGTGCCCCCCCCCCGTTTCGGCCCCTTGGTCTCCAACAATTCTTCAGCTAACTCCAGGTCTCCACACCCACTGACTTAGCCAgcctctttaatttcttttctcccaAGGTGATACAAGAGGCTGAGCAAGGGCACCTGAGGGTCTAACGTCATCAGACCCTGCCAGGTTTTTCTGAGTGGCAAGTGGGGAACTGGATTAGATGTGGGCTGCCAGGGGGCAGGGATGGTTGAAGGAAGCCCATCTGTGCTAGcacccatttctctctcctatctGGCCACATTAAAGGCAgaacccactccccaccccatcctggtAAGAGTAGAAATTGGAGAGAAATGAGGCAGGTTGGATTTCCCTGGCCACCACCTTGGAGCAGTCAATCAAAAGAGATAAGATGCGAATGCGAGTGGGGTGTTCCAGACCCCACTTGTCCAGGTCCAGGAAGGGAGCAGAGGTTTAAGGGCTAGTCAGGAGGTGGGATGGATTCAGAGGAACAGGAAGGtcagtagggagggagggaggaagaccctATTATCTGAGCACTCTCCATCTCAGGTTAGGGATGTGCCTTGGGACAGATTTGTAATCCCAGTcttgaggtggaggcagaaagatagaTACCTCCCTCCAATTCCGACaaaaagtgagtttgaggccagcctaggctacagaagactgtgtgtgtcgtgtgtgtgtgtgtgtgtgtgtgtgtgtgtgtgtgtgtgtatgtgtgtgtacatacatatatgtatttgttttatatattataaaaatactcCTCCCCTCACTCCAGAACCAagaagccctaaccctaaccctggctGCCTTTCTCCTTCACTGCTTACTCATAAGGTCTCCACCCCCAGCCgacacctgtctctgcccatcTCTTCTGCAGTGACGCCTGTCCCTGAATTTGCCTCCCCCACTCCACCTGACTCTGTCACTCATAGCAACAATGTCACCGGGTGGAAGCCCAGGCCTAGCCATTCTCTAGACTAtagagggtggggggtgggggggctgccCTGATCACCCAAGAACCTATCCTCCAAGCTGGCCATTTTCGCTCCCATATGCAGAGTGCCTTTCTTCACTGGATGGTACTCTTTAAAGCAACTACTCCCGCAGCTAGGTTAGCAGTGGTTACTCCACTAACCCACAGGACTGCCTTGGGAATGGCACCCCAGAGGACAGCCTGCTACAGTGAAGCCCTCTCAGACGCTCTCCTATTCAGCAAGGCCACAGATATGGAGAGGCCTGACAGGAATGCTTCTAGGGGCCTCCAGGGGCTCGTCCACAACTCCCATAAGAGGTCAAGCTTCTGGGGGACCTTGACTCTCTCACTGAGAAAGTGCTTCCTGGGGTCATGACCAAATTTGGCCATAGTAAATCTGTGTGATTCTCCATCACGTGTCCCCAGGGTTGGAACCTCTCACAGACAGCCTCTCCACTGTCTCAACTCAGGTGTCAGCCTCGTTAAGTCCCTGGACACCCTCAAGCTCCTCATACGTCCTCAAGTcgtcttcgtgtgtgtgtgtgtgtgtgtgtgtgtgtgtgtgtgtgtgtgttctttaggCCTCATGTCCCCAACTCCAGCCCTTCCTTCACACCTTTGAGGTGTTAAGGTCATCAACTTCTGGTAGCTTAGTCTGCCAAGGGGATGCTCTGCCCACTTGGGGTCCATCTCTCAAGTAGGCCTCTCTATACTGTGACAGCAGGGCCAAGTCCTCAGGGTCCTCCTGCTAGGATGCCTAGGTTGCCTCAGCCAGAGAGCTTTTTGCTCTTAGGTGCCTCTAGGGTCACCTGCTCCTAGCTCCTCAGACCCAGTCAGAG
The Acomys russatus chromosome 10, mAcoRus1.1, whole genome shotgun sequence genome window above contains:
- the Smarcd3 gene encoding SWI/SNF-related matrix-associated actin-dependent regulator of chromatin subfamily D member 3; amino-acid sequence: MAADEVAGGARKATKSKLFEFLVHGVRPGMPSGARMPHQGAPMGPPGSPYMGSPAVRPGLAPAGMEPARKRAAPPPGQSQAQGQGQPVPTAPARSRSAKRRKMADKILPQRIRELVPESQAYMDLLAFERKLDQTIMRKRVDIQEALKRPMKQKRKLRLYISNTFNPAKPDAEDSDGSIASWELRVEGKLLDDPSKQKRKFSSFFKSLVIELDKDLYGPDNHLVEWHRTPTTQETDGFQVKRPGDLSVRCTLLLMLDYQPPQFKLDPRLARLLGLHTQSRSAIVQALWQYVKTNRLQDSHDKEYINGDKYFQQIFDCPRLKFSEIPQRLTALLLPPDPIVINHVISVDPSDQKKTACYDIDVEVEEPLKGQMSSFLLSTANQQEISALDSKIHETIESINQLKIQRDFMLSFSRDPKGYVQDLLRSQSRDLKVMTDVAGNPEEERRAEFYHQPWSQEAVSRYFYCKIQQRRQELEQSLVVRNT